TGCTATCCCTGATATATTGAACCTGATCCCTAAGGCATGTCTAGCTGCCATTTTGATCATCGTAGGTTATAAACTGGCCAAACCAGGAATTTTCAAACAAATGATTGCCGGCGGTAGAGATGTATTTATTCCTTTCCTGATCACGGTAATGGGGATCATCTTCACGGATCTGCTAAAGGGAATTGTATTAGGATTGATCGTCGGAATCTTTCAGATCCTTTACAACAACTTTAAAAAGCCTTATGGCGTCCAAAAACGTGAAGAAGACGGCACGCACAAGTTGCATTTGGAGCTTTCTGAAAACCTTACTTTCCTAAGTAAAGCAAGTATGATTGATACAGTGGCTCATATTCCGGACAACACGTCTGTCATCTTTGATGCGACCCGTTCTCACTATATCCATCCGGATATCATTGAAATCATAGAGGACTTCAAGAGGAATGCGGAGTACCGAAATATTACGGTAGAAACCAGAGGTTTTGAAGAGATGGGAGCAGAAAACCACATCCAGGAATTGAAAAAAATTGCCAAGGAATTCTAATATTCCCTCGACATTATAGAATGATCCCTCCAATCGCGGAAATACTTGACCGTGGTTGGGGGGATTTCTATTTCAAATTTATTCTGATCATGGAACTCTCTAATAAAATTGACATAAGAATGAGTTGTCGCAATGGAATAATCACCACTTTTTCTTCGTTTGTTGACTAAGTGCCCTTAGTATTGCATCGTCCGCATGAAACAATTCATCCGAATCTTTTATATCGTTTTAGCCCTGTTAGTGACGACATCCATCACCAGTTGCTCAAACAACATGTATAAAGTCAAGGTTGTCCAACCAAAGAAACGCACGGGTTTCTTTGACGGGAATAAAGATCGCAGAAAAAAGCGCACAAAGACAGTGACCAAAAAGGTACATCGCGGAATCAAGTATTAATCCACTACATTCGCAAGCAGTCACTCAACCTTAATCTTACCATGAGATTCATTTTCATACTGGGACTATCCATGTTGGTCGCCTGTCAACCATCACAAAAAGAAGGTCCAGCTACAACTTCCAATAATGTCCTCCAGGGTGTAATCGGCCAACAAGCCATGGTGGTAAGTGCTCACCCATTAGCATCCGAAATAGGTGCCAACATTCTGGCAGAAGGTGGAAACGCCATCGATGCGGCCATTGCGGTCCAGTTTGCGTTACAGGTTGTATTTCCTGAGGCTGGAAATATTGGCGGTGGCGGCTTTGCGGTCATCCGACTCTCAGACGGCACCAACGCTGCGTTGGACTTTCGAGAAAAAGCGCCAAAATCAGCAGATCGCGATATGTATCTGGACGATGAAGGGAATGTGATCCCGGGTAAAAGTCGTGTGGGTCATCTAGCTGCAGGAGTTCCCGGATCGGTAGCGGGCATGTGGGCCATGCATCAGAAATACGGATCATTACCATGGGCAGAATTACTCAAGCCTTCGATAGAACTATCCTACTTCGGATATAAGATCACTGATTTAGGAGCAAGCAACTTCAACCGATTCCAAGACCTATTTGCGGAAATCAATGCACTTAACAAACCCTGGATGGTTAAAGACGGTGGCTGGAATCCCGGAGATTCAGTGATACAAAGAGCATTGGCTACAACATTTAGCCAAATCAGCGCAAACGGCAGGGACGGATTTTACAAAGGCATCGTTGCCAATCAGATTGTCAAAGAAATGGAACGCGGAGGTGGACTGATCACCCTCGATGACCTGGAAAGCTATAAGGCAGTTTGGCGTGATCCGGTAGTCGGTGATTACAGAGGGCATAAAATCATTTCTATGCCTCCCCCATCCAGTGGTGGAGTCGCATTAATCCAGTTGCTTCAGGGAGCAGGAATGCATGATGTGAAGACCCTAGGACACAATACGGCTGAAACGATCCATCTTCTGACCGAATTAGAACGACGGGTCTATGCGGATCGGGCCACGCATTTAGGCGATCCTGACTTCTATGAGGTCCCGGTTGATATGCTTCTTAGCGAAGCCTATAATTCTGAACGCTTTGGCACCATCAATAAAGACCAAAAAACCTCTTCACAAGAAATAAAGGAAGGTGCGGTTGATATCATCGAAAGTACGGAAACGACTCACTTTTCAGTCGTGGACAAGGATGGAAATGCAGTATCCATCACTACCACCCTCAATGGCTACTATGGCTGCAAAGTAGTGGTCGATGGAGCAGGCTTCTTCCTCAACAACGAAATGGATGATTTTAGTGCCAAGCCCGGGGTTCCTAATATGTTTGGGTTGGTTGGCGCAGAAGCCAATTCCATTGCCCCAGAAAAGCGAATGCTAAGC
This DNA window, taken from Cytophagales bacterium, encodes the following:
- the ggt gene encoding gamma-glutamyltransferase; the encoded protein is MRFIFILGLSMLVACQPSQKEGPATTSNNVLQGVIGQQAMVVSAHPLASEIGANILAEGGNAIDAAIAVQFALQVVFPEAGNIGGGGFAVIRLSDGTNAALDFREKAPKSADRDMYLDDEGNVIPGKSRVGHLAAGVPGSVAGMWAMHQKYGSLPWAELLKPSIELSYFGYKITDLGASNFNRFQDLFAEINALNKPWMVKDGGWNPGDSVIQRALATTFSQISANGRDGFYKGIVANQIVKEMERGGGLITLDDLESYKAVWRDPVVGDYRGHKIISMPPPSSGGVALIQLLQGAGMHDVKTLGHNTAETIHLLTELERRVYADRATHLGDPDFYEVPVDMLLSEAYNSERFGTINKDQKTSSQEIKEGAVDIIESTETTHFSVVDKDGNAVSITTTLNGYYGCKVVVDGAGFFLNNEMDDFSAKPGVPNMFGLVGAEANSIAPEKRMLSSMTPTILEKDGKLFMVNGTPGGSTIITSVFQTIMNVIDHGMTMQEAVNAARIHSQWLPDSIYIEPNALTKAVLEGLMNKGHGISSRERTMGKIDAILVQPDGTLEGAADVTRGDDTAIGF